In Rouxiella sp. WC2420, the following proteins share a genomic window:
- the aroE gene encoding shikimate dehydrogenase: MSSFAVFGNPIGHSKSPRIHALFAEQTGINHQYGTVLAPHDEFEETLRGFFANGASGANITVPFKERAFAESDELSDRAALSGAVNTLKKLEDGRLLGDNTDGIGMISDLQRLNMIKSGDRVLLVGAGGAARGVILPLLAHGCRVVVTNRTFERAQHLHSIFAAKGDITAVALNDLDGLAFDLIINATASGIKGDVPAIPVAVVTAETRIYDMFYQAGETPFIAWAKQCGAKYAADGLGMLVGQAAHAFYLWHGVMPEIEPVLTQLKQDLAG, encoded by the coding sequence ATGTCTTCTTTCGCTGTTTTCGGTAACCCAATCGGTCATAGCAAGTCACCGCGTATTCACGCCCTTTTTGCCGAGCAAACCGGGATCAACCATCAGTACGGTACTGTTTTGGCACCTCATGATGAGTTTGAAGAAACGTTGCGCGGCTTCTTTGCTAATGGCGCAAGCGGAGCAAATATTACTGTTCCATTCAAGGAGCGCGCCTTTGCCGAGTCTGATGAACTCTCGGATCGCGCTGCGCTGAGCGGTGCTGTTAATACATTGAAGAAGCTGGAAGATGGTCGATTGCTGGGGGATAACACCGACGGCATTGGTATGATTAGCGATCTGCAACGTTTGAATATGATCAAATCAGGCGATCGCGTTCTGCTGGTGGGTGCCGGGGGAGCAGCGCGTGGCGTAATCCTGCCGCTGTTAGCTCACGGTTGCCGGGTGGTAGTCACCAATCGTACTTTTGAGCGCGCCCAGCATCTGCATTCTATCTTTGCAGCCAAGGGTGATATTACCGCCGTTGCGCTAAACGATCTCGACGGACTGGCTTTTGATTTAATCATCAATGCCACGGCTTCAGGAATTAAAGGGGATGTACCCGCGATCCCTGTTGCTGTCGTAACGGCAGAAACCCGCATCTACGATATGTTTTATCAGGCGGGTGAAACACCGTTTATTGCCTGGGCAAAACAATGCGGTGCAAAATACGCGGCAGATGGCTTGGGTATGCTGGTGGGGCAAGCCGCTCACGCCTTCTATTTATGGCACGGCGTAATGCCTGAGATTGAACCGGTTTTGACTCAGTTAAAGCAGGATCTGGCAGGTTAA
- the fmt gene encoding methionyl-tRNA formyltransferase codes for MYRKCALRIIFAGTPDFAARHLDALLTSEHQIVGVFTQPDRPAGRGNKLTPSPVKTLALQHDIPVFQPKSLRPEENQHLVADLQADVMVVVAYGLILPKAVLAMPELGCINVHGSLLPRWRGAAPIQRSLWAGDAETGVTIMQMDVGLDTGDMLHKIHCPIEAEDTSATLYAKLAELGPVGMLETLQQLEQGTASPEVQDESLVTYAEKLSKEEARLDWSLSAGQLERCIRAFNPWPVSYFVIDDQPVKVWQAQVIDADKSGLAPGTILAADKKGIQIATAQGVLNITQLQPAGKKPMSAQDLLNSRSEWFTPGTVLN; via the coding sequence TTGTACAGGAAATGTGCTTTGCGAATAATTTTTGCCGGTACCCCTGATTTTGCAGCGCGTCATCTTGACGCGCTTTTAACATCTGAACATCAGATTGTTGGCGTTTTCACGCAGCCCGACCGCCCGGCAGGACGGGGAAATAAATTAACTCCCAGCCCGGTAAAGACCTTGGCTCTGCAACATGACATCCCTGTGTTTCAGCCAAAATCCCTGCGACCTGAAGAAAATCAGCACCTTGTTGCCGATTTACAGGCCGACGTGATGGTGGTGGTTGCCTATGGACTGATTTTACCCAAAGCGGTGTTGGCCATGCCGGAACTGGGTTGCATCAATGTTCACGGTTCTCTGCTGCCTCGCTGGCGCGGTGCGGCGCCTATCCAGCGTTCGCTGTGGGCCGGTGATGCTGAAACCGGCGTGACAATTATGCAAATGGACGTTGGTCTTGATACCGGCGATATGCTGCATAAAATTCACTGCCCGATCGAAGCCGAAGATACCAGTGCGACGCTTTATGCCAAGCTTGCCGAGCTTGGCCCTGTTGGCATGTTAGAAACGCTGCAACAGCTTGAGCAAGGAACCGCCAGCCCTGAAGTTCAGGACGAATCGCTGGTCACCTATGCAGAAAAACTAAGCAAGGAAGAAGCGCGCCTGGATTGGTCACTGAGCGCGGGGCAGCTCGAGCGTTGCATTCGTGCTTTCAATCCGTGGCCGGTAAGCTACTTTGTCATCGATGATCAGCCGGTGAAAGTCTGGCAGGCGCAGGTTATTGATGCCGATAAAAGCGGCCTTGCGCCGGGCACGATACTCGCGGCGGATAAAAAAGGCATTCAGATAGCCACCGCACAAGGCGTGCTAAACATTACCCAACTTCAGCCTGCGGGTAAAAAACCGATGTCTGCTCAGGATCTGCTGAATTCACGCAGTGAATGGTTCACGCCAGGCACCGTTTTAAACTAA
- a CDS encoding gamma carbonic anhydrase family protein, which yields MSQALRSYKGTHPKLGDRVMVDPTSVIIGDVDLADDVSVWPLVAIRGDVNGVVIGCRSNIQDGSVLHVTHQSAHNPEGFPLIIGEDVTVGHKAMLHGCTVGNRVLVGMGSIVLDGAIIEDDVMIGAGSLIPPGKRLESGYLYLGSPVKQIRELSAEEIAGLTYSSNNYVKWKDEYLSGEDK from the coding sequence ATGTCACAAGCATTAAGATCCTATAAAGGAACGCATCCAAAATTGGGCGATCGCGTAATGGTTGATCCCACTAGCGTGATTATCGGCGATGTGGATCTGGCTGATGACGTCAGCGTCTGGCCCCTGGTTGCCATTCGTGGTGACGTTAACGGGGTAGTCATTGGCTGTCGCAGCAATATTCAGGACGGCAGTGTATTGCACGTCACCCATCAGTCTGCTCATAACCCGGAAGGTTTCCCGCTAATTATTGGCGAAGACGTAACGGTAGGACATAAAGCTATGCTGCACGGCTGCACCGTGGGCAATAGAGTATTGGTTGGAATGGGATCGATTGTGCTGGATGGCGCGATTATTGAAGATGACGTAATGATTGGCGCGGGAAGTCTGATACCGCCCGGTAAACGATTAGAGAGCGGCTACCTGTATCTGGGGAGCCCGGTTAAACAGATTCGCGAACTGAGCGCCGAAGAGATTGCTGGTTTAACCTATTCATCTAATAATTACGTTAAATGGAAAGATGAATACTTATCGGGAGAAGATAAGTAA
- a CDS encoding alternative ribosome-rescue factor A: MSQYKHNKGVIQDNAIQALLHDPLFRQRVEKSLKGKGSYRRKDKKGKGANWEGSLKRFNLMIV; the protein is encoded by the coding sequence ATGAGTCAGTATAAACACAATAAAGGTGTGATTCAGGACAATGCAATTCAAGCATTGCTGCATGATCCACTGTTCCGCCAACGGGTAGAAAAAAGTTTGAAAGGTAAAGGCAGCTATCGCCGCAAAGATAAAAAAGGTAAAGGAGCAAATTGGGAAGGCAGTCTTAAACGTTTTAATTTGATGATTGTATAA
- the mscL gene encoding large-conductance mechanosensitive channel protein MscL yields the protein MSFVKDFRDFAMRGNVVDLAVGVIIGAAFGKIVSSLVADIIMPPLGLLIGGVDFKSFQWVLRDAVGTAPAVVMHYGVFIQNIFDFVIVALAIFCAITLISKLRRKEEAAPAAPPKPTAEEILLTEIRDLLKEQQTPRL from the coding sequence ATGAGTTTTGTGAAGGATTTTCGCGACTTTGCCATGCGCGGCAACGTGGTTGACCTAGCGGTTGGTGTGATCATCGGTGCAGCATTTGGTAAAATAGTTTCATCTTTGGTAGCCGATATTATTATGCCTCCACTGGGTTTGTTAATTGGCGGCGTAGATTTTAAATCTTTCCAATGGGTACTACGTGATGCTGTCGGAACAGCGCCTGCCGTAGTGATGCATTATGGTGTTTTCATTCAGAACATTTTTGATTTCGTCATCGTTGCCTTGGCTATTTTCTGTGCTATTACGTTAATAAGTAAATTGCGCAGGAAAGAAGAGGCCGCCCCGGCAGCCCCTCCAAAGCCAACTGCTGAAGAAATATTATTGACCGAGATCCGCGATCTGCTGAAAGAACAGCAAACCCCGCGTCTATAA
- a CDS encoding topoisomerase DNA-binding C4 zinc finger domain-containing protein, whose amino-acid sequence MTKATLFAGKQSEICPECGAGLVIRSGRHGPFLGCSNYPECQHIRPLKAQADGHIVKILDGQLCPKCQATLVLRQGRYGMFISCSDYPACDHTEVIDKPEETTLSCPQCGQGHLLQRKSRFGKVFHACNRYPDCQFAINNIPVAGTCEFCQYPLLMEKKTAQGIKLFCASKLCGKAVVKVD is encoded by the coding sequence ATGACTAAAGCAACGCTTTTTGCTGGGAAGCAAAGTGAAATTTGTCCGGAATGCGGGGCCGGTTTGGTGATCCGTAGTGGTCGCCACGGCCCTTTTCTAGGCTGTTCCAACTATCCTGAATGTCAGCACATCCGACCGTTAAAAGCTCAGGCCGATGGCCATATCGTTAAAATTCTCGATGGACAGCTTTGCCCCAAGTGCCAGGCTACGCTGGTTTTACGACAGGGGCGATATGGCATGTTCATCAGCTGTTCGGATTATCCGGCATGCGACCATACCGAAGTTATCGATAAACCTGAAGAAACGACACTATCTTGCCCGCAGTGCGGTCAGGGCCATTTGCTGCAACGCAAATCCCGTTTCGGTAAAGTGTTTCATGCCTGCAACCGCTATCCAGATTGCCAGTTTGCAATCAACAATATTCCAGTGGCCGGGACCTGCGAGTTCTGCCAATATCCATTATTGATGGAAAAGAAAACGGCGCAGGGAATCAAGCTATTCTGTGCCAGTAAGCTATGCGGTAAAGCCGTAGTAAAAGTAGATTAA
- the dprA gene encoding DNA-protecting protein DprA — MTQQEVWLRLSEVRGLGAARLCKLVDELINHDRHTFALLAALGLNEAQITAYLHPRLIDINASLKWTEEEDQHLICFNSADYPPLLKQIASPPRLLYVKGPLELLNSPQLAMVGSRHCSSYGEHWAQYFAAGLVNSGFTITSGLALGIDGICHRAALEAKGKTVAVLGSGLRRIHPRCHSSLADRIVVQGGALVSEFPLNMPPIPHNFPRRNRIISGMSVGVLIVEASQRSGSLITARCALEQGREVFALPGAIDSPNSEGSHWLIKQGAYLVTDPIDIAEHIGSGLTWLSAEKSSFFTDSASLREKIAAEVNICAEVAELELPFVDVLANVGYEVTPVDVVAERAGQPVPVVVGKLLELELAGWIAAVSGGYVRIRRAGHVRRTNVLI, encoded by the coding sequence ATGACACAACAGGAAGTGTGGCTCAGGTTATCCGAGGTGAGAGGGCTAGGCGCAGCGAGGTTGTGTAAGCTGGTCGATGAACTGATCAATCACGATCGTCACACCTTTGCCTTGCTCGCCGCGCTCGGGTTAAACGAGGCTCAGATTACCGCCTATCTTCATCCTCGGTTGATTGATATCAATGCATCTTTGAAATGGACTGAAGAAGAGGATCAGCATCTGATCTGTTTCAACAGCGCCGACTATCCTCCGCTGTTGAAACAGATCGCCTCGCCGCCACGGTTGCTTTACGTAAAAGGGCCTCTGGAGCTGCTCAACTCACCACAATTAGCGATGGTCGGCAGCCGTCACTGCAGCAGCTATGGTGAACACTGGGCGCAATATTTTGCTGCCGGATTAGTTAACTCTGGTTTTACTATTACTAGCGGACTGGCTCTCGGCATTGACGGAATCTGCCACCGCGCGGCTTTGGAAGCCAAGGGTAAAACCGTGGCGGTGTTGGGGAGCGGGCTACGACGCATCCATCCACGCTGTCATAGTTCGCTGGCGGATCGCATTGTCGTGCAGGGAGGCGCGCTGGTTTCAGAATTTCCACTCAATATGCCGCCAATACCGCATAACTTCCCACGCAGAAATAGAATTATCAGTGGGATGAGTGTTGGCGTATTGATTGTGGAAGCCTCCCAACGCAGCGGTTCGCTGATTACTGCACGTTGTGCGCTGGAGCAAGGAAGGGAGGTCTTCGCATTGCCCGGAGCAATAGACAGCCCTAACAGTGAGGGATCTCATTGGCTTATCAAACAGGGCGCTTACCTGGTGACAGACCCGATTGATATCGCCGAGCATATCGGCAGCGGATTGACCTGGCTATCGGCAGAAAAATCGTCTTTTTTCACCGATTCGGCCTCGTTACGCGAAAAAATTGCTGCCGAAGTAAATATTTGTGCTGAAGTTGCTGAACTTGAATTGCCATTTGTCGATGTGTTGGCTAACGTAGGATATGAGGTGACACCTGTTGACGTCGTCGCTGAACGTGCCGGCCAACCTGTGCCAGTGGTAGTAGGTAAACTGCTCGAGCTGGAGTTAGCAGGATGGATCGCAGCTGTATCCGGCGGCTATGTCCGAATTAGGAGGGCAGGCCATGTTCGACGTACTAATGTACTTATTTGA
- a CDS encoding DUF494 family protein, whose amino-acid sequence MFDVLMYLFETYIHNEAEMSVDQDSLTDDLTEAGFHRTDIHNALNWLEKLADLQEGGTPSYLLDADPFALRVYTDEEMSRLDVSCRGFLLFLEQIKVLNVDTREMVVDRVMALDTDEFDLEDLKWVVLMVLFNIPGYESAYQQMEELLFDVNEGYLH is encoded by the coding sequence ATGTTCGACGTACTAATGTACTTATTTGAAACTTACATTCACAACGAAGCGGAGATGAGTGTCGACCAAGATAGTTTAACGGATGACTTAACCGAGGCTGGATTTCATCGGACTGATATCCACAATGCATTAAATTGGCTTGAAAAACTTGCTGATCTGCAAGAGGGCGGTACTCCATCCTATTTACTGGATGCAGATCCTTTTGCTCTGAGAGTTTATACCGACGAAGAAATGAGTCGCTTAGATGTCAGCTGCCGGGGCTTCCTGCTATTTCTGGAACAGATTAAAGTGTTGAATGTCGACACCAGGGAGATGGTCGTCGATCGTGTTATGGCTCTGGATACCGACGAGTTCGATCTTGAAGACCTTAAGTGGGTCGTGCTGATGGTTCTCTTTAATATTCCAGGATATGAAAGTGCATACCAGCAAATGGAAGAGCTGTTATTTGATGTTAATGAAGGTTATCTGCACTAA
- the trkA gene encoding Trk system potassium transporter TrkA encodes MKIIILGAGQVGGTLAENLVGENNDITIVDTNTSRLRQLQDKFDLRVVQGHGSHPRVLREAGAEDADMLVAVTSSDETNMVACQIAYSLFNTPNRIARIRSPEYIRESEKLFQPEAVPIDHLISPEQLVIDYIYKLIEYPGALQVVNFAEGKVSIAAVKAYYGGPLVGSALSAMREHMPHIDTRVAAIFRQDRPIRPQGSTIIEAGDEVFFVAASQHIRAVMSELQRLEKPYKRIMIVGGGNVGAGLAMRLEKNYSVKLIERDQQRAAELAELLQDTIVFYGDASDQELLAEEHIEQVDVFIAITNDDEANIMSAMLAKRMGAKKAMVLIQRSAYVDLVQGSVIDIAISPQQATISALLGHVRKADIVSVSSLRRGVAEAIEAIAHGDESTSKVVGRTVEQIKLPPGTTIGAVVRGNEVIIANGMTRIQQGDHVVMFITDKKFVRDVERLFQPSPFFL; translated from the coding sequence ATGAAAATAATAATTCTCGGTGCTGGCCAGGTTGGCGGCACGCTGGCAGAAAATCTGGTCGGTGAGAACAATGATATTACTATCGTTGATACCAATACCTCTCGCCTGCGACAGTTGCAGGACAAGTTCGATCTGCGTGTCGTTCAGGGCCACGGTTCACATCCTCGTGTTCTACGTGAAGCCGGAGCAGAAGATGCCGACATGCTGGTTGCCGTGACCAGCTCTGACGAAACCAACATGGTAGCTTGCCAGATAGCCTACTCATTATTCAATACGCCTAACCGAATTGCCCGGATACGCTCGCCTGAATACATTCGTGAGTCCGAGAAGTTATTCCAGCCAGAAGCCGTGCCAATTGACCACCTAATCTCTCCCGAGCAGCTGGTCATCGACTACATCTACAAGCTGATTGAGTATCCTGGCGCATTACAGGTAGTGAACTTTGCCGAAGGTAAAGTCAGCATCGCGGCGGTAAAAGCCTATTACGGTGGCCCGTTAGTTGGCAGCGCGTTGTCAGCCATGCGTGAGCATATGCCGCATATTGATACCCGCGTGGCCGCGATATTTCGTCAAGATCGCCCAATTCGACCGCAGGGCTCTACCATTATCGAAGCCGGTGATGAAGTATTCTTCGTAGCGGCCTCTCAGCATATTCGTGCAGTGATGAGCGAATTACAGCGTCTGGAAAAACCCTACAAGCGCATTATGATTGTGGGCGGCGGCAATGTCGGTGCAGGTTTGGCCATGCGTCTTGAGAAAAACTATAGCGTCAAGCTAATCGAACGCGATCAGCAGCGTGCCGCAGAATTAGCTGAGTTGTTGCAAGATACCATCGTGTTTTATGGTGATGCTTCTGACCAGGAATTACTGGCAGAAGAACATATTGAGCAGGTCGACGTGTTTATTGCCATCACTAACGATGATGAAGCGAATATTATGTCCGCTATGTTGGCAAAGCGCATGGGCGCTAAAAAGGCGATGGTGCTTATCCAGCGTAGCGCCTACGTTGACCTGGTTCAGGGAAGCGTAATTGATATCGCCATCTCTCCACAGCAGGCAACAATTTCTGCCCTGCTGGGTCACGTACGTAAAGCGGATATAGTTAGCGTTTCCTCCCTTCGTCGCGGAGTTGCCGAAGCAATCGAGGCGATTGCACACGGTGATGAAAGTACTTCGAAAGTTGTCGGACGCACCGTTGAGCAGATAAAACTGCCACCGGGTACCACGATTGGTGCTGTTGTGCGCGGTAATGAAGTGATCATCGCAAACGGCATGACGCGCATTCAGCAAGGCGATCACGTAGTGATGTTTATTACCGACAAAAAATTCGTTCGCGATGTGGAAAGATTGTTCCAACCGAGCCCGTTCTTCCTTTAA
- the def gene encoding peptide deformylase translates to MSVLQILHFPDDRLRIVAKPVKEVNAEIQQIVDDMFETMYAEEGIGLAATQVNIHQRIIVIDVTDDKSQQLVLINPELLEQSGETGIEEGCLSIPDQRGLVPRAANVKIRALDRNGKSFELEADELLAICIQHEMDHLIGKLFVDYLSPLKRQRIRQKMEKLAKLNARG, encoded by the coding sequence ATGTCCGTATTACAAATATTGCATTTCCCAGACGACAGGCTTCGCATTGTTGCTAAACCAGTCAAAGAAGTTAACGCCGAAATTCAGCAAATCGTCGATGATATGTTCGAAACGATGTATGCCGAAGAAGGTATCGGGCTGGCCGCAACTCAGGTGAACATCCACCAGCGCATTATCGTTATTGATGTTACTGACGATAAGAGCCAACAGTTGGTGCTGATTAACCCTGAACTGCTGGAGCAAAGCGGTGAAACGGGCATCGAAGAAGGCTGCCTGTCTATCCCTGACCAACGCGGTCTCGTGCCTCGTGCAGCAAATGTGAAGATCCGGGCGCTCGACAGAAACGGCAAAAGCTTTGAGCTTGAAGCCGATGAGCTGCTGGCGATTTGCATTCAGCACGAGATGGACCACCTGATTGGCAAACTGTTCGTCGATTACTTATCGCCTCTGAAACGTCAGCGCATCCGTCAGAAGATGGAAAAACTGGCGAAGCTCAACGCTCGCGGCTAA
- the tsaC gene encoding L-threonylcarbamoyladenylate synthase type 1 TsaC, with translation MTTQQSNLSAILQALELQHVIAYPTEAVFGLGCDPDSEQAVEALLALKQRPRDKGLILIADSYEQLLPYIDDSRLSADRREQIFASWPGPVTWVMPAKATTPQWLTGRFSSLAVRVSDHPLVKQLCRQYGKPLVSTSANLSGQPPGRTADDVRMQFGSDFPVLEGNVGGRENPSEIKDAATGELIRQG, from the coding sequence ATGACGACACAACAATCCAATCTGTCTGCCATCTTGCAGGCATTAGAGCTTCAACACGTTATTGCCTATCCGACCGAGGCCGTTTTTGGTCTGGGTTGTGATCCCGATAGTGAGCAGGCTGTCGAGGCGCTGCTGGCGCTTAAACAGAGACCGCGCGATAAAGGTCTGATCCTAATCGCCGACAGCTACGAGCAACTGTTACCTTATATAGATGATTCTCGGCTAAGTGCCGATCGTCGAGAGCAGATTTTTGCCAGTTGGCCGGGGCCGGTGACTTGGGTTATGCCCGCTAAAGCTACCACGCCGCAATGGCTTACCGGGCGTTTTAGCTCACTGGCCGTGCGTGTTAGCGATCATCCATTGGTTAAACAACTCTGCCGCCAGTATGGCAAACCTCTGGTTTCAACCAGTGCGAATCTTAGTGGCCAGCCTCCAGGCCGCACGGCAGATGATGTTAGAATGCAGTTTGGTTCTGATTTCCCTGTGCTGGAAGGAAACGTCGGTGGGCGCGAAAACCCGTCTGAAATCAAAGATGCTGCTACCGGCGAACTTATACGCCAAGGTTAA
- the rsmB gene encoding 16S rRNA (cytosine(967)-C(5))-methyltransferase RsmB codes for MKNTYNLRSIAAKAISQVLDQGQSLSTVLPGLQKSIADKDKALLQELCFGTLRVLPELEWCLQQLMAKPLTGKQRTLHYLLMVGLYQMLHTRIPPHAILAETVEGAVALKRPQLKGLINGVLRQFQRQQVDLLQRMQNNDSRYLHPSWLLKRIKNAYPKQWQQILDANNQRPPMWLRVNRQHHTRDAYLALLIEAGIEAHPHPDYADALRLETPCGVTSLPGFDQGWVTVQDASAQGSVDLLDPQDGEAILDLCCAPGGKTTHILEAAPKAHVLAVDVDKQRLQRVHENLQRLGLHAEVKQGDGREPHVWATGKVFDKILLDAPCSATGVIRRHPDIKWLRRDSDITELASLQAEILEAIWPTLKPQGTLVYATCSILPEENSEQITAFLARHPEARLVETGDIERPGKQNLPDANSGDGFYYAKLIKG; via the coding sequence ATGAAAAACACCTATAACCTCCGCAGCATTGCTGCAAAAGCAATCAGCCAGGTTTTGGATCAGGGCCAGTCACTGTCGACCGTCCTTCCAGGCTTGCAGAAAAGTATTGCCGATAAAGACAAGGCGCTGCTGCAAGAACTGTGTTTTGGCACACTCCGCGTTTTACCCGAGCTGGAATGGTGCTTACAGCAGTTGATGGCCAAACCTTTGACAGGTAAACAGCGTACTCTGCACTATCTGCTAATGGTCGGTTTGTATCAAATGCTGCATACCCGCATCCCGCCACACGCCATTCTCGCCGAAACCGTTGAAGGTGCAGTCGCCCTGAAGCGTCCACAGCTAAAAGGGTTAATCAACGGCGTGTTGCGTCAGTTTCAGCGTCAGCAAGTCGATCTTCTGCAACGTATGCAAAACAACGATAGCCGCTACCTGCATCCTAGCTGGTTGTTGAAACGAATCAAAAATGCCTACCCTAAACAGTGGCAGCAAATTCTTGACGCCAACAACCAGCGTCCGCCAATGTGGTTACGCGTAAATCGTCAACATCATACTCGCGATGCGTATCTGGCTCTGTTAATCGAGGCCGGAATCGAAGCTCATCCACATCCCGATTATGCCGATGCCCTGCGTCTGGAAACTCCGTGCGGCGTGACATCCTTACCTGGATTTGATCAAGGATGGGTAACGGTTCAGGATGCCTCGGCTCAAGGCAGTGTTGATCTGCTGGATCCGCAAGACGGCGAAGCGATCCTCGATCTTTGCTGTGCGCCAGGCGGAAAAACCACACATATTCTCGAGGCTGCCCCTAAGGCTCACGTTTTAGCGGTAGATGTCGACAAGCAGCGTTTGCAACGTGTTCATGAAAACCTGCAACGCCTCGGCCTACATGCCGAAGTGAAACAGGGCGATGGTCGAGAGCCTCACGTTTGGGCTACCGGCAAGGTCTTCGACAAGATCCTGCTCGATGCACCTTGCTCGGCAACCGGCGTTATTCGCCGTCATCCTGATATTAAATGGCTGCGCAGAGACAGCGACATTACCGAGCTGGCGAGCCTGCAGGCGGAGATTCTAGAAGCAATTTGGCCTACGCTTAAACCACAAGGCACATTAGTGTATGCCACCTGTTCCATCCTCCCCGAAGAGAATAGCGAACAGATTACTGCCTTCCTTGCCCGTCATCCGGAGGCTAGACTGGTAGAAACCGGGGATATTGAGCGACCAGGCAAACAAAATCTCCCTGATGCAAACAGTGGTGATGGTTTCTATTACGCCAAGCTGATCAAAGGCTAA